The segment TTCATATGAGTACACGAACGCCTTTTGCACTTCTTGCTTGGCGATTTCGTCATACTCTTTGCGCACAAGCGAAATGAAGTTCAAGTACCGCTCGCGGTCTTCCTTCGTGATCGACGGATGCTGATCCAACCCTTCTTTCAACGAACGAAGCACATCAAGCGCGTTGATCGACGGCACTTCTTTCCGAATGATGCAAGCCGAAATGCGGTTGATGACATAGCGAGGGTCAATGCCGCTCATTCCTTCGTCGGGATGTTCTTTTTTCAACTCTTCAACGTCCACTTCGTTGAACCCTTCGATCATTTCCCCATCGTATAGACGCATTTTTTTCAATAAATCCACATCCGGCCGCTTTGACTCTTTCAGCCGAGTCAAAATCGTGAACATAGCGGCGATCCGCAATGTATGCGGGGCGATATGCACATCGGCGACATCGCTTTCACGAATCATTTTTTCGTAAATGCGTTCTTCTTCGGAGACGCGCAAGTTGTACGGAATCGGCATCACGATAATGCGCGAGTGAAGCGCCTCATTCTTTTTGTTCGCAATGAACGACCGGTATTCCGTTTCATTTGTATGGGCGACGATCAGTTCATCCGCACTGATTAACGCAAATCGTCCCGCTTTGAAATTGCCTTCCTGCGTCAGCGACAGCAAATGCCAGAGAAACTTTTCATCGCATTTCAACATCTCTTGAAACTCCATAATGCCGCGGTTCGCCTTGTTCAGTTCGCCGTCAAACCGATAGGCGCGTGGGTCAGACTCAGAACCGTATTCGGCAATCGTCGAGAAATCGATGCTTCCGGTTAAATCGGCAATATCCTGCGATTTCGGATCAGATGGGCTGAACGTCCCAATGCCGACGCGACGGTTTTCCGAGAAGAAAATGCGTTCCACCAGCACATCTTCAATGCGGCCGCCGTATTCTTTCTCGAGCCGCATCATATTGAGCGGTGACAACTCTCCTTCGATGCGAATGCCGTATTCACGGTAAAAATCATCGCGCAAATGGTGAGGAATGAGGTGAAGCGGATCCTCGTGCATCGGGCAGCCTTTAATGGCGTACACCGCGCCGCGGTCCGTTTTGGAATACTCTTCAAGGCCACGCTTTAGAAGCGTCACGAGCGTCGATTTCCCACCGCCGACCGGACCCATCAGCAGCAAAATTCGTTTCCGCACATCCAACCGTTTCGCCGCTGGGTGGAAGTATTCTTCAACAAGCCGTTCGAGCGCTTCTTCGAGTCCGAACAAGTGCTGGCTAAAAAACTTATATCGTTTCCTTCCGTTCACCTCTTCGACCCCGGCATCTTTAATCATATTATAAACGCGCGAATGGGCCGATTGGGCCACCCACGGCTTTTCTTTTAAAATCTTTAAATACTCCGCGAACGTCCCTTCCCATTTCAGCTTTTCTTCTTCTTCCCGGTACCGTGCGATCTTTTGTAAAATATCCATAAAGGACCTCCTCACCCTTGGATGTCTAACAGCAAGATTATTACAATTTATGCGAGGATGTCCCGTATCATTCGCCGCAAAAAAAATTTTGTCTCTCCGTCCTAACTTGTTCCTTGTTCTCATTCACATGCTTGGCCATATTCGCTATAATAAAGGGGAAACGCATACCACTTTCATTGCAAGGGAGGAAAAGCGATGCGCACATTGCTTATGTTAGGGGTTATCATTGCGTTTTTGACGGCCATTTTCACCGCCGGCTACGAGGACAAACCGGGCGTTAAACAATAAGGCACAAAAAAACGACCTCCGCAACGAAGGTCGTTTTTTTGTTTACGAAAGCCCATGAAACCGTTGCTGGCGCAGCGCCTCGTACACTAAAATCGCCGCCGTATTGGATAAGTTCAGCGAACGGACTTTGTCGTTCATCGGAATGCGCAGGCAACGGTCCATATTGGCTTCAAGCAGTTCTTTCGGCAGCCCG is part of the [Flavobacterium] thermophilum genome and harbors:
- a CDS encoding PrkA family serine protein kinase, with the translated sequence MDILQKIARYREEEEKLKWEGTFAEYLKILKEKPWVAQSAHSRVYNMIKDAGVEEVNGRKRYKFFSQHLFGLEEALERLVEEYFHPAAKRLDVRKRILLLMGPVGGGKSTLVTLLKRGLEEYSKTDRGAVYAIKGCPMHEDPLHLIPHHLRDDFYREYGIRIEGELSPLNMMRLEKEYGGRIEDVLVERIFFSENRRVGIGTFSPSDPKSQDIADLTGSIDFSTIAEYGSESDPRAYRFDGELNKANRGIMEFQEMLKCDEKFLWHLLSLTQEGNFKAGRFALISADELIVAHTNETEYRSFIANKKNEALHSRIIVMPIPYNLRVSEEERIYEKMIRESDVADVHIAPHTLRIAAMFTILTRLKESKRPDVDLLKKMRLYDGEMIEGFNEVDVEELKKEHPDEGMSGIDPRYVINRISACIIRKEVPSINALDVLRSLKEGLDQHPSITKEDRERYLNFISLVRKEYDEIAKQEVQKAFVYSYEESAKTLMDNYLDNVEAYCNKTKLRDPLTGEEMNPDEKLMRSIEEQIGISENAKKAFREEILIRISAYARKGQRFDYNSHERLREAIQKKLFADLKDIVKITTSTKTPDEQQLKKINEVVARLIDEYGYNSTSANELLRYVGSLLNR